One window of the Cardiocondyla obscurior isolate alpha-2009 linkage group LG05, Cobs3.1, whole genome shotgun sequence genome contains the following:
- the LOC139102484 gene encoding uncharacterized protein, producing MANASDTAITANSSEKSIDHARKELNAILGKIDNLRLPAKAWRQFRVRLRLRPLKLIKFRARHLWLILLIATWFAGLPTWINVLTYGYSKCWITTPSFVQKLFRPPQDCSICQDVQQVDKLSAVDPTIFEQRYAYSGKPVVINDAMMNWTAPKVFSFAFFKNLYDEEKATTFKGNCQFFPYNTEFESLQDVFDMNEDRAMMVKGTAPWYVGWSNCNEKIGAILRQHYQRPYFLPTTAENKKTDWIFMGSSGYGAPMHVDDVEYPSWQAQIKGEKLWILEPPRECLYTCKRLKVTVHAGEIIVLDTNRWYHQTKIISDDVSITIGAEYD from the exons ATGGCGAACGCAAGTGACACCGCAATCACGGCGAATTCTTCGGAAAAATCTATCGACCACGCGCGAAAAGAACTGAACGCGATACTTGGAAAAATAGACAATCTGAGACTACCAGCTAAAGCCTGGCGGCAGTTTCGCGTCCGTTTGCGACTAAGACCGCTGAAACTGATAAAATTCCGCGCGAGGCACCTGTGGCTTATCTTGCTGATCGCCACGTGGTTCGCGGGTCTGCCTACGTGGATTAATGTGCTAACGTATGGATATAGCAAG TGCTGGATAACGACGCCCTCATTTGTGCAAAAACTTTTCCGACCGCCGCAAGACTGTTCGATCTGCCAGGATGTTCAACAGGTTGACAAACTCTCTGCCGTCGATCCAACGATCTTCGAACAACG cTACGCGTATTCAGGAAAGCCTGTGGTGATAAACGACGCGATGATGAACTGGACGGCGCCTAAAGTTTTCTCCTTCGcgtttttcaaaaatctctACGACGAGGAGAAGGCGACTACGTTCAAAGGGAATTGCCAGTTTTTTCCGTACAATACGGAATTTGAGAGTCTACAGGACGTCTTTGACATGAACGAGGATCGAGCTATGATGGTGAAGGGTACGGCGCCTTGGTACGTCGGATG GAGCAATTGTAACGAAAAAATCGGCGCGATACTAAGGCAGCATTATCAAAGACCGTACTTCCTTCCTACTACAGCCGAAAATAAGAAAACCGATTGGATTTTCATGGGAAGCAGTGGTTATGGTGCACCGATGCAT GTGGACGATGTGGAGTATCCCTCTTGGCAGGCGCAGATAAAAGGTGAAAAATTGTGGATTTTAGAACCACCACGGGAATGTCTCTACACATGCAAAAGGTTGAAAGTGACTGTGCACGCCGGAGAGATAA TCGTCTTGGACACGAATCGATGGTACCATCAAACGAAGATCATTTCCGATGATGTAAGCATCACCATTGGGGCTGAATACGATTAA